The proteins below are encoded in one region of Patescibacteria group bacterium:
- the hisS gene encoding histidine--tRNA ligase, translating into MAKLIEPRTLPGFRDFLPEDMAVRKRVISILTAVFEKYGFSPMENPTLEYQDILLGKSGAEAEKLMYLFKDPGQRDVGMRYELTISTARVLAQYPNLVKPFKRYQIQPVWRADKPQKGRYREITQCDIDTFGSNSPLADAEIIAVIYEGLRGLGFKEFTIRINSRQILFAMMAKADVPQDKYLTTIQSIDKLDKKSQEEVERELEEKGFSKETVKSIFDNIKNVKPDQNLTEIFDAVQALGVPREYYKFEPFLSRGLDYYTGIVFETSVTEPKIGSVTGGGRYDRLIGKFIGQDIAATGTSFGIDRICDVITELNLWPNLSKTPTTALVTIFSPELLAKSLELTEVLRQKNINTEVYLDATAKLDKQLKYADAKGIPFAVIIGPDEVEKKLVTVKNLRSKTQTTTTPADALKLISEKT; encoded by the coding sequence ATGGCTAAATTGATTGAGCCCAGAACCCTACCCGGTTTCCGCGACTTTTTGCCTGAAGATATGGCTGTCCGGAAACGGGTTATTAGCATTCTTACTGCCGTCTTCGAAAAGTACGGTTTCTCTCCTATGGAAAATCCGACACTGGAATACCAGGATATCCTTCTAGGTAAAAGCGGGGCGGAAGCCGAAAAACTCATGTATTTGTTTAAAGACCCCGGCCAGCGTGATGTGGGCATGCGTTACGAACTAACCATCTCTACTGCCAGAGTTTTGGCTCAATACCCCAATTTAGTTAAACCCTTCAAGCGTTATCAAATTCAGCCTGTTTGGCGGGCAGACAAACCCCAGAAAGGCCGGTACCGGGAAATTACTCAGTGCGACATCGATACTTTCGGTTCAAACTCTCCCCTCGCCGACGCGGAAATTATTGCCGTTATTTATGAAGGGCTAAGAGGTTTAGGATTTAAAGAATTTACTATCAGGATTAACAGCCGGCAAATTCTCTTTGCAATGATGGCTAAAGCCGATGTGCCGCAAGACAAATATTTAACAACTATTCAATCAATTGACAAATTGGACAAAAAAAGTCAGGAGGAGGTTGAAAGGGAACTCGAGGAAAAAGGTTTCAGTAAAGAAACGGTGAAATCGATTTTTGATAATATTAAAAACGTCAAGCCAGACCAAAACCTGACGGAAATATTTGATGCGGTACAAGCCCTTGGAGTTCCCCGAGAATATTACAAGTTTGAGCCTTTTCTTTCGCGCGGCTTAGACTACTACACCGGAATTGTTTTCGAAACATCTGTTACCGAACCCAAAATCGGTTCTGTCACCGGCGGCGGACGGTATGACAGACTTATCGGAAAGTTTATCGGCCAGGATATTGCCGCGACCGGAACATCATTTGGTATCGACCGCATCTGCGATGTCATTACTGAGCTTAATCTTTGGCCAAACCTGTCAAAAACACCCACCACCGCTCTAGTCACTATTTTCTCGCCGGAATTGTTAGCAAAATCTTTGGAATTGACCGAAGTACTTCGCCAGAAAAACATCAATACCGAGGTTTATCTCGACGCGACGGCAAAACTCGACAAACAACTTAAGTATGCCGATGCTAAAGGAATTCCGTTTGCCGTTATTATCGGTCCCGACGAGGTGGAAAAGAAATTGGTGACGGTTAAAAATCTGCGTTCTAAAACTCAGACTACTACCACGCCGGCGGATGCGCTAAAGTTAATCAGTGAGAAAACTTAA
- a CDS encoding ABC transporter permease, whose protein sequence is MNYFRFILKSALFDFSRNKGRTFLTSLGILIGVLSVVLLTAFTLGLKEYIRQQFESLGTNLIYIMPGDLSSGGGMAAAGGIGGIKFTLTDAQKVSRVPGVEAALPMTAQFSKTQGETDTKTYEVVGGPADVFNTLNLEIDKGEMFTKADVGRGAKVAVIGSKVATEIFADADSALGKKIRIDNLAFRVVGILIPKGGGGLGGPSMDEHVFIPYTAASPYLEDKKFYAIYAKAANGTNLATVKADIKKELLKKYDEDKFSVADQTEILSIINSIFAILNTVLVAIAAISLLVGGIGIMNIMYVSVTERIKEIGIRRAVGATKSDILAQFLLESVILSLFGGLVGLLLAFLITLAVKSIFPAYIDLGSVALALGVSSIIGIVFGVLPARKAANLSPIEAIRYE, encoded by the coding sequence ATGAACTATTTTCGTTTTATCTTAAAATCGGCTCTTTTTGATTTTTCCCGCAATAAAGGGCGGACTTTTTTGACATCTCTGGGTATTTTGATCGGGGTCTTATCGGTTGTTTTACTCACGGCTTTCACTTTGGGCCTTAAAGAATATATTCGTCAGCAGTTTGAAAGCCTGGGCACCAACCTGATTTACATTATGCCCGGAGATTTAAGCAGTGGCGGCGGCATGGCTGCGGCCGGCGGAATCGGAGGAATTAAATTCACTCTTACTGACGCCCAGAAAGTAAGCCGAGTTCCGGGAGTTGAGGCTGCCTTGCCGATGACCGCCCAGTTTTCCAAAACCCAGGGCGAAACCGATACCAAAACCTACGAAGTTGTCGGCGGGCCGGCTGATGTTTTTAACACTTTAAACCTAGAAATCGATAAGGGAGAAATGTTTACCAAGGCCGATGTCGGCAGAGGAGCGAAAGTCGCAGTCATCGGCTCCAAAGTGGCGACGGAAATCTTTGCCGACGCTGATTCGGCTCTGGGAAAAAAGATCCGCATCGACAACCTGGCTTTCCGGGTCGTGGGAATTTTGATACCAAAAGGCGGCGGCGGCCTGGGCGGCCCGTCGATGGACGAACATGTTTTTATCCCCTACACGGCAGCCAGCCCTTATCTTGAAGACAAAAAGTTTTACGCCATTTACGCCAAAGCGGCCAACGGCACTAATCTGGCCACGGTCAAAGCGGATATCAAAAAAGAGCTTCTGAAAAAATATGACGAGGATAAGTTCTCGGTGGCCGACCAGACGGAGATTCTCTCTATCATTAATTCTATTTTCGCCATCCTTAATACGGTTTTGGTTGCCATCGCCGCCATTTCTCTTCTAGTCGGCGGGATTGGAATTATGAACATTATGTATGTTTCGGTAACGGAGCGAATTAAGGAAATTGGTATCCGCCGGGCCGTAGGGGCAACCAAGTCAGACATCTTGGCCCAGTTTCTTCTGGAATCCGTGATTTTATCTCTGTTTGGCGGTTTAGTCGGGTTACTCTTGGCTTTTTTAATTACCCTGGCCGTCAAGAGCATTTTCCCCGCTTACATTGATCTCGGTTCTGTGGCCCTGGCTTTGGGAGTCTCCTCAATAATTGGTATTGTCTTTGGTGTTCTTCCCGCCCGTAAAGCCGCCAATTTATCTCCCATTGAAGCCATCAGATACGAATAA
- a CDS encoding ABC transporter ATP-binding protein — protein sequence MIKLQNVSKVYTLDGDDQKFLALQDINLTVKNGEFSAIMGPSGSGKSTLMHLIGLLDLPSSGKVFIDDKDISRVSDTNLSKLRNEFIGFVFQQFNLLPKLTVLENILLPAVYARHKLSYNPEDKANYLLERFGIAQKARSFPNKLSGGQQQRVAIARALIMSPKLVLADEPTGNLDTKTGDEIMKLLAQLNKEEKITIVIVTHEPDIAAKTRRIIKIRDGHIEK from the coding sequence ATGATCAAGCTGCAAAATGTTTCCAAAGTCTACACCCTCGACGGTGATGACCAGAAATTTCTGGCCCTGCAGGATATTAATTTAACGGTTAAAAACGGTGAGTTCAGCGCGATTATGGGGCCCTCGGGTTCGGGTAAATCAACTCTCATGCACCTGATCGGTCTTCTCGACCTCCCCTCCTCCGGGAAAGTTTTTATCGACGATAAGGATATTTCCCGGGTTTCGGATACGAATTTATCCAAGCTGCGTAACGAATTTATCGGTTTTGTTTTCCAACAATTCAACCTTTTGCCTAAACTGACGGTTCTGGAAAATATTCTCCTGCCGGCAGTCTACGCCCGGCACAAACTTTCCTATAATCCGGAAGATAAAGCAAACTACCTTCTGGAGCGTTTTGGCATCGCCCAAAAAGCCCGCTCTTTTCCCAATAAACTTTCCGGCGGCCAACAGCAACGGGTCGCCATTGCCCGCGCCCTGATTATGTCTCCAAAACTGGTTTTGGCCGATGAGCCGACAGGCAATCTGGACACCAAAACCGGCGACGAAATTATGAAACTGCTGGCCCAATTAAATAAAGAAGAAAAAATTACTATCGTGATCGTTACGCATGAACCGGATATTGCTGCCAAGACAAGAAGAATTATTAAAATCAGGGATGGACATATTGAGAAGTGA
- a CDS encoding efflux RND transporter periplasmic adaptor subunit: protein MRQITKHRWFFIMAVLIIAAFGGYFFLLAPRLTPKKSFYTVKRENLSETLSFSGSIKAAESANLHFQTSGQLIWVGVKPGDTVKKYQVLASLDQRGVQDDLKKYLNAYMSQRWDFETAKDNYNSQLTSDLKKILDKAQFDLNSTVADVEIKNLAVEYSNLWTPIDGIVVSDPVPTAGTNITSTGTEFDIVNPRTLYFSASADQADVVRLAANQSGEIILDAYPDKTITSGITAISFTPETGETGTVYEVKMTLPVTNSDYSYRLGMTGNADFIVREAQNVIAVPTKYIKSNDDGSKYVWIMANGKRIKQNIETGDTFDTDTEVKSGLTEGIQVTD, encoded by the coding sequence ATGCGCCAAATCACCAAGCATCGCTGGTTTTTTATTATGGCTGTCTTAATCATAGCGGCTTTTGGAGGTTACTTTTTTCTTCTGGCGCCAAGACTGACCCCTAAAAAGAGTTTCTACACCGTTAAGCGGGAAAATCTTTCGGAAACCCTGTCTTTTTCCGGAAGTATTAAAGCGGCCGAAAGCGCCAATCTTCATTTTCAAACTTCCGGGCAGCTCATCTGGGTAGGGGTTAAGCCCGGCGACACTGTCAAAAAGTATCAGGTCCTGGCCTCTTTGGACCAACGCGGAGTCCAGGACGACCTGAAAAAATATCTGAACGCCTATATGTCGCAGCGTTGGGATTTTGAAACCGCCAAAGACAATTATAATTCACAATTAACTTCCGACCTGAAGAAAATTCTGGATAAAGCCCAGTTTGACCTTAATTCTACGGTCGCGGATGTGGAAATTAAAAACCTGGCGGTTGAATACTCTAACCTCTGGACACCAATTGACGGGATCGTTGTTTCCGACCCGGTACCGACTGCAGGGACCAACATTACTTCCACAGGGACGGAATTTGATATTGTTAACCCTCGCACCCTCTATTTCTCCGCCTCGGCAGACCAGGCAGATGTGGTGAGGCTGGCCGCTAATCAAAGCGGAGAAATCATTCTTGATGCTTATCCTGACAAAACCATCACTTCGGGTATCACCGCGATTTCCTTTACGCCAGAGACCGGCGAAACCGGCACTGTTTATGAAGTAAAAATGACTCTGCCGGTAACCAACTCCGATTATTCTTACCGTCTCGGCATGACCGGGAATGCCGATTTTATTGTCAGAGAGGCTCAAAATGTGATTGCGGTGCCGACAAAATACATTAAATCCAACGATGACGGCTCAAAATATGTCTGGATTATGGCCAACGGCAAAAGAATCAAACAAAACATTGAAACCGGCGACACTTTTGACACCGACACGGAAGTCAAATCAGGACTGACCGAAGGGATCCAGGTGACTGATTAA
- a CDS encoding MBL fold metallo-hydrolase → MEISLSKGDIKIKGKNSPALVSNAKLSVGEFVVPGPGEFEINGVDVVGVAVDSRTIYRVNVDNVLVVYLDNLDRKLTEQESNQIGPANVLLIPVETLSADAAAEVVAQLEPQIVVPIGNSENRAKFLKQMGTEQAVAQAKLVTSAEKLPETTTVVVLE, encoded by the coding sequence ATGGAAATTAGTTTAAGTAAAGGTGACATAAAAATTAAAGGAAAAAATTCCCCGGCGTTAGTCAGTAATGCCAAGTTATCGGTGGGGGAGTTTGTTGTCCCCGGGCCGGGAGAGTTTGAAATTAACGGGGTGGATGTGGTCGGGGTGGCGGTCGATTCCCGGACGATCTACCGGGTCAATGTTGATAATGTTTTAGTAGTCTATCTGGATAACCTGGATCGGAAACTGACTGAGCAGGAGAGTAATCAAATTGGGCCGGCGAATGTTTTGCTAATTCCGGTGGAGACTCTCAGTGCTGACGCGGCCGCGGAAGTGGTTGCCCAACTTGAGCCCCAGATAGTGGTGCCCATCGGAAACAGTGAAAACCGGGCAAAATTTTTGAAACAAATGGGGACAGAACAGGCTGTCGCCCAAGCGAAACTAGTTACTTCTGCCGAAAAACTGCCGGAGACCACGACAGTAGTCGTACTTGAATAA
- the dnaB gene encoding replicative DNA helicase — MADPKIPPHSLEAEQSVLGAILIDKNAIVEVAGFLRPEHFYEDRHGQIFSAMLALYEERRPIDLLTLTEKLKGLKTYKDVGGSTYLTELTAVVPTSAHVEEYGKIIRELCAKRQLIAASAAVTELSFDSGKNLQDVLDQAESKIFSISQENLERNFVSMKDILTRSFDRLDEIQKRGAGLRGVPTGWKDLDDVLAGFQESNLVILAARPGIGKTAFLLNIAQHVAVKEKMPVGVFSLEMSQEELGDRLLVMQAGIDAWKLKTGKLDDEDLDKLQDAMGVLAEAPVFIDDTPGITLMEMRTKARRLQMEHGLKLLLVDYLQLVNPGRSLESRVQEVSIVSQALKNLARELRIPVISASQLNRQVEARGSKKPQLADLRESGSIEQDADVVMFLYRGEETKDLAPGDKIPTTLSIDKHRNGALREINYMFNGAMMQFKLLAKT, encoded by the coding sequence ATGGCCGATCCCAAAATTCCTCCTCATAGCCTGGAGGCAGAACAGTCTGTCCTCGGGGCAATATTAATTGACAAAAATGCCATTGTCGAAGTGGCCGGTTTTTTGCGCCCCGAGCATTTTTATGAAGACCGCCACGGACAAATTTTCTCGGCGATGCTGGCCCTTTACGAAGAACGTCGCCCGATTGATCTTCTGACTTTAACCGAAAAACTGAAAGGCCTGAAAACCTATAAAGATGTCGGCGGCTCAACCTATCTGACGGAACTGACGGCCGTGGTTCCCACTTCGGCTCATGTGGAAGAGTACGGCAAAATCATCCGGGAACTTTGTGCTAAACGCCAGCTTATAGCGGCTTCGGCGGCTGTGACCGAACTTTCCTTTGATTCCGGAAAAAATCTGCAGGATGTTTTGGACCAGGCGGAATCAAAAATCTTTAGCATTTCTCAGGAGAACCTGGAGCGCAATTTTGTTTCAATGAAAGATATTCTGACCCGGAGTTTTGACCGGCTGGATGAGATTCAAAAGCGAGGAGCGGGTCTTCGGGGAGTGCCGACTGGCTGGAAAGATCTGGATGATGTGTTAGCCGGGTTTCAGGAAAGCAATTTGGTCATTCTGGCGGCTCGGCCCGGCATCGGTAAAACAGCTTTTCTGTTAAACATCGCTCAGCATGTGGCGGTGAAGGAAAAAATGCCGGTGGGGGTCTTTTCCTTGGAAATGAGCCAAGAGGAACTGGGCGACAGGCTCTTGGTCATGCAGGCCGGTATCGACGCCTGGAAACTCAAGACCGGAAAACTGGACGATGAGGATTTAGACAAACTGCAGGACGCGATGGGAGTTTTGGCTGAAGCCCCCGTTTTTATTGATGACACGCCGGGCATAACTCTCATGGAAATGCGCACCAAAGCGCGCCGGCTCCAGATGGAACACGGATTAAAACTACTGTTAGTAGACTATTTGCAACTGGTTAACCCAGGACGCAGTCTCGAGTCCCGGGTCCAAGAGGTGTCAATTGTTTCCCAGGCTCTAAAAAACCTCGCTAGAGAGCTACGCATTCCTGTCATTTCTGCTTCGCAGTTGAATAGGCAAGTAGAGGCGCGTGGCTCCAAAAAACCGCAACTGGCGGATCTGCGGGAATCGGGATCAATCGAACAAGACGCGGATGTGGTGATGTTTTTATATCGCGGCGAAGAAACCAAAGACCTGGCCCCGGGAGACAAAATTCCGACTACCTTATCAATCGATAAACACCGCAACGGGGCGCTTCGCGAAATAAATTACATGTTTAACGGGGCGATGATGCAGTTTAAGCTTTTAGCCAAGACCTAA
- a CDS encoding RAD52 family DNA repair protein has product MPEKPSELPKNLNKAQETFLTQKTPPQYVKTRPGPGGKPLSYVEIGYVVNLLNQAFGWDWDFQIWEQEIGKKQVWVRGELTVRINDKQITKAQYGGADIKFNRATGEAISIADDLKAAASDCLKKCASLLGVAGDIYWKDLDTWSSEE; this is encoded by the coding sequence ATGCCCGAGAAACCGAGTGAGCTGCCAAAAAATCTCAATAAAGCTCAGGAAACTTTCTTAACGCAGAAAACGCCGCCCCAATATGTCAAAACGCGGCCGGGACCCGGAGGAAAGCCCTTGTCCTATGTAGAAATAGGCTATGTGGTCAACCTGCTTAACCAGGCTTTTGGCTGGGACTGGGATTTTCAGATCTGGGAGCAGGAAATCGGCAAAAAACAGGTTTGGGTGCGGGGAGAACTCACGGTCCGGATAAACGATAAACAGATCACCAAAGCCCAATACGGCGGGGCAGATATCAAGTTTAACCGGGCCACCGGGGAAGCGATTAGCATTGCCGACGATCTTAAAGCCGCCGCCTCCGATTGCCTAAAAAAATGTGCCTCGCTTCTTGGTGTGGCCGGGGACATTTACTGGAAGGATCTGGATACTTGGAGCTCCGAAGAGTAG
- a CDS encoding NGG1p interacting factor NIF3 yields MTLEDIYLLGLKMAIAADPRGKAGVEKYLARIKKEYEELPEKQKKYFDKENLVNPYVDSRILLGNRNKVIKKILVGIDIYTGEVVLADRLGGVDLLISHHPEGESWSALHEVMDLNVDILGSYGVPVNVAEHLLGERMGEVRRRISPANHQQNVDAARLLGFAMMCAHTFTDNLVYDFLKKLFEKEKPETVGEVVDLLMTIPEYQEATRGKAGPMIFVGDAKKRAGKVAPIEITGGTEGSPQIYEKLAQAGVGTIVGMHASEEHRKESEKYHVNMVVAGHISSDSLGMNLFLDEIERQGVQIVPCSGLIRVKRNSK; encoded by the coding sequence ATGACGTTGGAAGATATCTATCTGCTGGGTTTAAAAATGGCGATTGCCGCAGATCCCCGTGGCAAGGCGGGGGTGGAGAAATATTTGGCCCGTATCAAAAAGGAATATGAAGAACTGCCGGAAAAACAGAAGAAATATTTTGATAAAGAAAACTTAGTTAATCCCTATGTTGACTCCCGGATCCTTCTTGGTAACAGAAATAAAGTTATTAAAAAAATTTTAGTTGGCATCGATATTTATACTGGTGAAGTAGTTTTGGCAGATCGGCTGGGCGGAGTTGATTTATTAATTTCTCATCATCCTGAAGGTGAGAGTTGGTCGGCGCTTCATGAGGTTATGGATTTGAATGTGGATATTTTAGGAAGTTATGGCGTGCCGGTAAATGTGGCCGAACATTTGCTGGGCGAGCGAATGGGTGAGGTTCGCCGCCGTATTTCACCGGCCAATCATCAGCAGAATGTTGATGCTGCCAGGCTTTTGGGCTTTGCGATGATGTGCGCCCATACTTTTACTGATAATTTAGTCTATGACTTTTTAAAGAAATTGTTTGAGAAAGAAAAACCGGAAACCGTTGGCGAAGTCGTTGATCTTTTGATGACGATTCCAGAGTACCAGGAAGCTACCCGCGGTAAAGCTGGGCCGATGATTTTTGTGGGCGATGCGAAGAAACGGGCAGGTAAGGTGGCTCCGATTGAGATCACCGGCGGAACAGAAGGGTCGCCGCAAATTTACGAAAAACTGGCCCAGGCTGGAGTAGGGACCATTGTGGGTATGCATGCCTCGGAGGAACATCGCAAAGAGTCGGAAAAGTATCATGTGAACATGGTTGTCGCCGGGCACATAAGCTCGGATTCGCTAGGCATGAATTTATTCCTTGACGAAATAGAGCGTCAGGGTGTACAAATAGTGCCGTGCTCGGGGTTAATCCGGGTAAAGCGTAATAGTAAGTAA
- the efp gene encoding elongation factor P, with protein sequence MAMIGVTELRSGTVFEDPLVGNGPWVVLKYEHVKMGRGTATIKVKIRNLKTGTTIEKAFINGARVSEVILEKKRGQYLYRDGANLVFMEPSTYEQFETPQDLVGEAAKFLKEGTEVDLKMYEGQALSVSLPLKMKFEITDTEPGYKGNSVTNIYKDAVLETGARIKVPMFVNQGEMVVVNTDSGEYVERAK encoded by the coding sequence ATGGCCATGATTGGGGTGACTGAGTTGCGGTCAGGGACCGTCTTCGAGGATCCGTTAGTCGGAAACGGACCTTGGGTCGTGCTTAAGTACGAGCATGTCAAAATGGGCCGGGGAACGGCAACCATCAAAGTAAAAATCCGCAATTTAAAAACGGGGACCACGATCGAAAAGGCTTTTATTAACGGGGCTCGGGTTTCCGAGGTAATTCTGGAAAAGAAGCGCGGGCAGTACCTCTACCGTGACGGTGCCAATTTAGTTTTTATGGAACCCTCAACTTACGAACAGTTTGAGACCCCTCAGGATCTGGTCGGCGAGGCAGCAAAATTTCTTAAAGAGGGTACCGAGGTAGACCTAAAAATGTATGAAGGCCAAGCGCTTTCCGTCTCCTTACCGCTAAAAATGAAGTTTGAAATTACCGACACCGAACCGGGTTATAAAGGCAACTCAGTGACTAATATCTACAAAGACGCGGTTCTTGAAACCGGCGCCCGCATTAAAGTTCCCATGTTTGTTAATCAGGGAGAAATGGTCGTGGTAAATACCGATTCAGGAGAATACGTCGAACGGGCTAAGTAA
- a CDS encoding MFS transporter, with product MARALKNITFFQVLKIDAFRNLWLSQLLSQVFLNLLFFSLMIRIYEITRSNSAVSVVVLLVTIPNIFLGALAGVLVDHWGRKPVMFFSHFLRVLAVLAFLVSAETIGWLYSLVFLISIITQFFFPAEAGTIHEVVKDQKLLLTANSLFSVTFFASVIVGNVLAGPFLQLFGPQWTFMVVAMAFLVASVFTSRLPGKPVWEFTQTHRELDFAKLFSDFLVGLDYLYHNPVVRRGIYLLGASQITIGILGVIAPGFADQVLHLPVTDVSLLVMAPAAAGMVLGAVSIGQFMGGFKRENLIQGGFLAAALVLIIYSLVDKLAGPTGLPVIPISLVILLTLGFTNAFLDIPVNTLIQENTPPEIRSRVYGVVSSVIGLAGVVPIVLSGALADVIGVRFVMMFTGIILLILAIKYNRETYASSSS from the coding sequence ATGGCCCGGGCTTTGAAGAATATTACTTTTTTTCAAGTTCTGAAGATCGATGCCTTTCGTAACCTCTGGCTTTCCCAACTGCTATCTCAGGTGTTTTTAAATCTGCTCTTTTTCTCCCTCATGATCCGAATTTATGAAATTACCCGGAGCAATTCCGCCGTTTCGGTTGTTGTCCTGCTGGTGACAATCCCTAACATTTTTTTGGGAGCCTTAGCCGGCGTTCTGGTAGACCATTGGGGGCGCAAGCCGGTAATGTTTTTCTCCCATTTCCTGCGCGTTCTGGCGGTGCTGGCGTTTCTGGTCTCGGCAGAAACAATTGGCTGGCTTTACTCCCTGGTTTTTTTAATTAGTATTATTACCCAGTTTTTCTTCCCGGCGGAAGCGGGAACGATCCATGAAGTGGTTAAGGATCAAAAACTCCTCTTAACGGCTAACAGCCTTTTTTCCGTGACTTTTTTTGCTTCGGTAATTGTGGGTAATGTTTTGGCCGGACCGTTTCTGCAGCTTTTCGGGCCGCAGTGGACATTCATGGTCGTGGCGATGGCTTTTTTAGTTGCCTCGGTTTTCACCAGCAGACTTCCGGGAAAACCGGTTTGGGAATTTACTCAAACCCACCGGGAATTGGATTTTGCCAAACTTTTCAGCGACTTTCTGGTAGGTTTGGATTATCTTTATCATAATCCGGTTGTCCGGCGGGGAATTTATCTTTTAGGAGCCTCTCAGATTACCATCGGGATCCTAGGGGTCATTGCTCCGGGGTTTGCAGACCAGGTTTTACATTTGCCGGTCACAGATGTTTCGCTTTTGGTCATGGCTCCGGCGGCCGCCGGGATGGTATTGGGGGCGGTTTCCATCGGTCAATTTATGGGTGGCTTTAAACGGGAAAACCTGATTCAGGGCGGCTTTTTAGCGGCAGCGCTGGTCTTGATAATTTATTCTCTGGTGGATAAATTGGCTGGCCCGACGGGTTTACCGGTAATTCCGATCAGTCTGGTAATTCTTCTGACCCTTGGTTTTACCAATGCTTTTTTAGATATTCCGGTCAACACCTTAATTCAGGAAAATACGCCTCCCGAGATTCGCTCCCGGGTTTACGGAGTAGTTTCTTCAGTGATTGGTCTGGCCGGAGTGGTGCCGATTGTCCTGTCCGGAGCCTTGGCGGATGTTATCGGCGTACGGTTTGTGATGATGTTTACCGGCATAATCCTTTTGATCCTGGCGATAAAGTATAATAGAGAAACTTATGCTTCCAGTTCTTCTTAG
- a CDS encoding prolipoprotein diacylglyceryl transferase, with protein MLPVLLRVGPVTIYSFGVFLSLAVLLASFLVWKQARKKGLPEEKVFDTFILTIFVAIIFARLGYVFSHWEVFGADPSRIFLFNHYAGLSFPWGFAGGLVAAMVSSHILELESLLILDYFALAFSWAVTVGWAGCFLDGCLVGAPKYLLPAMLVIFAAIAALLLALNYKINASPKLVDLARRPGLFMSSYLIFFLSSFLILGEATGSAEKVIYLAIIAVSGIVFMVKFPASVLKQIKTYLEEKHRDAEHRLHDLKKEDPFADNSRLLDRASEDTEAAAKAGHERVAAMQQQLNLVMVSTRKALTKIKIGKYGICEGCGKMIDTDRLAAMPTATLCLSCEKKRER; from the coding sequence ATGCTTCCAGTTCTTCTTAGGGTCGGCCCGGTCACTATTTACAGCTTTGGGGTTTTTTTAAGCCTGGCGGTTCTTTTGGCCTCATTTCTGGTTTGGAAGCAGGCCCGCAAAAAGGGTCTGCCGGAAGAAAAAGTTTTCGACACTTTTATTTTAACCATTTTTGTCGCCATAATCTTTGCCCGGCTGGGCTATGTTTTTTCCCACTGGGAGGTGTTCGGGGCAGATCCGTCGCGGATTTTTCTGTTTAATCATTACGCCGGGCTGTCTTTTCCCTGGGGTTTTGCCGGAGGATTAGTCGCCGCCATGGTAAGCTCGCACATTTTAGAATTGGAAAGCCTTCTGATTCTGGATTATTTTGCTCTGGCTTTCTCCTGGGCGGTTACCGTCGGCTGGGCAGGGTGTTTTCTTGACGGTTGTTTGGTGGGCGCCCCGAAATATCTTCTCCCGGCAATGCTGGTTATTTTTGCCGCCATTGCCGCACTCCTTTTGGCTCTTAACTATAAAATTAATGCTAGCCCCAAATTGGTTGATTTAGCGCGTCGCCCCGGGCTTTTTATGTCTTCCTACTTGATTTTTTTCCTGAGTTCATTTTTAATACTTGGTGAAGCTACTGGCAGCGCGGAAAAGGTTATTTACCTGGCGATAATTGCTGTTAGCGGCATTGTCTTTATGGTCAAGTTTCCTGCATCGGTATTAAAACAGATTAAAACCTACCTCGAAGAGAAACACCGCGACGCGGAACACCGGCTGCATGATCTTAAAAAAGAAGATCCGTTCGCGGATAATTCCCGGCTCTTGGATCGGGCATCGGAGGATACGGAAGCAGCAGCCAAGGCCGGACATGAACGCGTCGCCGCCATGCAACAGCAATTAAACCTCGTGATGGTTTCGACCCGCAAGGCTCTGACAAAGATTAAAATCGGTAAATACGGCATCTGCGAAGGCTGCGGCAAGATGATTGATACGGACCGTTTGGCCGCTATGCCGACAGCCACCCTTTGTTTATCCTGCGAAAAGAAGCGGGAGCGCTAA